One window of the Elusimicrobiota bacterium genome contains the following:
- a CDS encoding saccharopine dehydrogenase family protein, producing the protein MKKNVLIIGAGAVGHVAAHKCAQHNDVLGDICIASRRQEKCDQIIESIHRKKNVKDSSKRIYSRQIDAMDITATTHLIEETKSEIVLNLGQAYVNMSVLEACLNARVTYLDTAIHEDPAKVCEDPPWYANYEWKRRDRCKRKGVNAILGVGFDPGVVNAYCALAVKHHFDSIDTIDILDVNAGSHGKYFATNFDPEINFREFKKVWSWINRKWVLSNVHSDKWMFNFPVVGERPIYLTGHDELHSLSKNVDANSIRFWMGFGDHYLNVFNVLKNIGMLSEIPVKTAEGVEVVPLKVLKAVLPDPASLAPGYTGHTCIGNLVKGKKGGHYKEMFIYNTCDHAACYKEVESQAISYTAGVPPAAAAILVAKGIWNPKTMVNVEELNPDPFLALLDKMGLPTEIEDRTPKVKIEKNVSVKKKVIKK; encoded by the coding sequence GGGGCGGGTGCGGTCGGCCATGTGGCGGCTCACAAATGCGCGCAACACAACGATGTTTTGGGAGACATCTGCATTGCTTCACGACGCCAGGAAAAGTGTGACCAAATCATCGAGAGCATCCATCGCAAAAAGAACGTGAAAGATTCGTCCAAGCGCATCTATTCACGCCAGATCGATGCCATGGACATCACCGCTACCACCCATCTCATCGAAGAAACTAAATCTGAAATCGTGCTTAACCTGGGTCAGGCTTATGTAAACATGTCGGTTCTCGAAGCCTGCCTGAACGCCCGCGTGACGTATTTAGACACCGCCATTCATGAAGACCCCGCGAAGGTCTGCGAAGACCCGCCCTGGTATGCCAACTATGAATGGAAACGTCGGGACCGGTGCAAAAGGAAGGGCGTGAACGCCATTTTGGGTGTGGGGTTTGATCCCGGCGTGGTCAACGCCTACTGCGCTCTAGCCGTTAAACATCATTTCGATAGTATCGACACCATCGATATCTTGGATGTGAACGCGGGAAGTCATGGGAAATATTTTGCGACCAACTTTGATCCGGAGATTAATTTCCGGGAATTCAAAAAAGTCTGGTCATGGATTAACCGGAAATGGGTCTTGTCCAATGTTCACTCCGACAAATGGATGTTCAACTTTCCAGTGGTGGGGGAACGACCCATTTATTTGACTGGGCACGATGAACTGCATTCCTTATCTAAAAATGTCGACGCCAACTCCATTCGGTTTTGGATGGGGTTTGGGGATCACTACCTGAACGTGTTCAACGTGTTGAAAAATATTGGGATGCTCTCTGAGATCCCTGTCAAAACGGCCGAGGGCGTGGAGGTGGTTCCTTTGAAAGTCTTGAAAGCTGTTTTGCCGGACCCGGCTTCCCTCGCTCCAGGATACACGGGGCATACCTGCATTGGTAATTTGGTGAAGGGGAAGAAAGGGGGGCACTACAAGGAAATGTTTATCTACAACACCTGTGACCATGCCGCCTGCTATAAAGAAGTGGAATCCCAAGCCATTTCCTACACGGCCGGGGTACCGCCCGCGGCCGCGGCAATTCTTGTTGCCAAGGGAATTTGGAACCCCAAAACCATGGTCAACGTGGAGGAACTCAACCCCGATCCGTTCCTGGCCTTATTAGACAAAATGGGGTTGCCTACTGAAATCGAAGACCGAACACCCAAAGTGAAAATAGAGAAAAATGTTTCGGTAAAGAAAAAGGTTATAAAGAAATAG
- the msrA gene encoding peptide-methionine (S)-S-oxide reductase MsrA, with protein MNITSANTTKNEVATFAGGCFWCMEPPFEGIKGVLSVTAGYMGGTTVNPTYEQVCTGETGHAEAVQVTFDPTVVTYSKLLEIFWRNIDPTTENAQFADQGTQYRTAVFFHSEEQKRLAEVSKRALAASGKFTGEIVTEIVPASTYYMAEDDHQDYFKKQPFRYKNYSVGSGRAGFIEKTWGKSK; from the coding sequence ATGAATATTACCTCAGCCAACACGACTAAAAATGAAGTCGCCACTTTTGCCGGCGGCTGTTTTTGGTGTATGGAACCACCGTTTGAGGGAATAAAGGGTGTGCTAAGCGTGACAGCCGGTTACATGGGGGGAACCACCGTTAACCCCACTTACGAACAGGTGTGCACCGGAGAAACGGGGCACGCGGAAGCGGTTCAAGTGACTTTTGACCCCACGGTGGTGACCTATTCCAAACTTTTAGAAATCTTTTGGCGCAATATCGACCCCACCACAGAAAATGCCCAGTTTGCCGATCAAGGAACTCAATATCGAACGGCCGTGTTTTTTCATTCGGAAGAACAGAAACGACTTGCGGAAGTTTCCAAACGTGCGCTGGCCGCCTCGGGAAAATTCACAGGGGAGATCGTGACGGAAATTGTTCCCGCTTCAACCTATTACATGGCGGAAGACGATCATCAAGACTATTTTAAGAAACAACCCTTTCGCTACAAGAACTACAGCGTGGGGTCCGGTCGCGCGGGATTCATTGAAAAGACATGGGGGAAATCCAAATAA